In Solidesulfovibrio fructosivorans JJ], a genomic segment contains:
- a CDS encoding winged helix-turn-helix transcriptional regulator, which translates to MAGQGTSCGRKRCRGKEYSCSMELSLAVIGGKWKPLILWHLRDVTTLRFSALRRAMPSITQKMLTQQLRELEADGLITRTVYAEVPPRVEYGLTEPGRDIIPILEALCRFGKEFEARFGLEDAGAVPDHAARR; encoded by the coding sequence ATGGCCGGACAGGGAACATCGTGCGGGCGCAAGCGCTGCCGAGGCAAGGAATACTCATGCAGCATGGAACTTTCGCTGGCGGTCATCGGCGGCAAATGGAAACCGCTGATCCTGTGGCATCTGCGCGACGTCACGACCCTGCGCTTCTCGGCCCTGCGCCGCGCCATGCCGAGCATCACCCAGAAGATGCTCACCCAGCAGTTGCGAGAACTCGAGGCCGACGGGCTCATCACCCGCACCGTCTACGCCGAAGTGCCGCCGCGCGTGGAGTACGGCCTGACCGAGCCGGGCCGCGACATCATCCCCATCCTCGAGGCCCTGTGCCGGTTCGGCAAGGAATTCGAAGCCCGGTTCGGGCTCGAGGACGCCGGCGCCG